A stretch of DNA from Rhodospirillaceae bacterium:
GGCCGTCGTTTGTCTCGATCGTCCGGCTCCTGTCGTCGCGCTGCGCGGTGTCGGCGGCGGCGAGCAGGGTTTCGTCGACGCGCACCGGCCCGGCGGCGGATCCGCCCTCGATCCAGGTCTTTTCGCCGGACGCCAGATCCGTCGCAACGACAACCGGGCGGTGCCCGGCCTTCGCGGCCGCGAGCCTGTCGATCAGGTTCCGGTCCATCTAGTCGAGCCGTTCGACAAACACTTCGACCCGGCCGCCGCAGGCTAGGCCGACCGCCCAGGCGTCCTCGTCCGCAACGCCGAATTCGAGCAGCCGGGGCGCGCCGCTGCGGATGACGTCCTGAGCCTCGGCGACCACCGCGCCTTCGATGCAGCCGCCCGAAACGGAGCCGATCATTTCCTGCGCGCCGCTGACCGCGAGCTGGCTGCCGACCGGACGGGGCGACGATCCCCAGGTGTTGACGACCGTGGCTATGGCCACGTCCTTGCCGGCATCCCGCCACGCCGCCGCCCGGCGCAACACCTCGTCGCTCGACAGCGTCAGGGTCTCAGCATCGGCAGCCATCGGGTCACGCTCCTGTCCTGCCGGGCTCCGGGCTGGGCAAACGCCGCGCTCAACTGCTCCAGGCTCTCCAGATTGTGCACGGTACGGAAGTCGTCAACATGGGGCAACATGGCCCGGATGCCGGCCGACTTGGGCTCGAACCCCTCGTAACGCAGCAGGGGATTGAGCCAGATCAGCCGGCGGCAACTGCGGTGCAGCCGGTCCATTTCCCGCTCCAGCCCGGCGCCGCCATCCCGGTCCAGCCCGTCCGTAATCAGGAGCGCCATGGCGCCCTGACCGAGGGTCCGGCGCGACCACAGTCGATTGAATTCGCCGAGTGTCTGGCCGATGCGCGTGCCGCCGTCCCAGTCCTCGGCGACCTGGCCGATCTTGTCGAGCGCTTCGTCGACATCCTTGTAGCGCAGATACCGCGTGACGTTTGTCAACCTCGTGCCGAACAGGAATGTGTGCACGCGGTCCCGGTCGTTGGTGACGGCGTGCAGGAAGTGCAACAGCATGCGCGAATAGCGGCTCATCGAACCGGAGATATCGCACAGGACCACGAGCGGCGGCCGCCGTGTCTTGCGCCGCCTGCGCGCGAGCAGGATTGTGTCTCCGCCGCTGCGCACGCTGCGCCGCAATATCCGGCGCATGTCGATACGCGGACCGGCCGGGTCGGACCGGTAGCGCCGCGTCGCCACCCGCTCCACCGGCAGGCGCATCCGGGCCAGCGCCCGTTTCGCGGCATCGATTTCGGCTTGCGACATCTTCTCGAAATCGCGGCTCTTCAGGACCTCGCGGTCGGTCCAGGTCATCACGGCGTCCAGTTCGACCCGCTCCTGCTCCGGCGCTTGTCCCGCCGCTTCCGCGAGACCCTTCAGCGCTTCCGCGAGCCGCCGCGACATCTCCTCCCGTTCCTCGTCCGCCGGCGCTTCCGTTGTCGGCAGGATGACGGACATCAACCGCTCCAGCAGCCGCGGATTGCGCCAGAAGACGTGGAAGGCCTGGTCGAACAGGTCGCGCTGGTCGCGGCGGTTCACGAAGACCGCGTGGAGCGTCCAGTAGAAGTCGTCGCGGGTGCCGATACCGACCGCCTCGGCCGCCTCGACCGCCCGGATCACCTGGCCGGGGCCGACCGGCAGGCCGGCGGCGCGCAGCACCCGGGCGAAGTGCATGATATTTTCCGGCAGGCGGCCGCCGCCCGGGTCGCCGCCGCGGCGGGACCGTTCCGGGTCGGGCGGGGTATCGAACGGCATGGCGGCGTCCGGTCCGGTCTCGCTGCCCTAGGACCCGCGCACCCGGTTGAGGGAGGCCTCGGTGCGAATCTCGTCGAGGATTCGCATGGCTTCGCTGCCGCGGATGCGTTCGATATCGTCCTGGTACTTGAGCAGCGTGCCGAGCGTGGCGTTGAGCGTATCCGGCTCCAGGGCGACGACGTCGAGCTGGGCCAAGGCCTGGGCCCAGTCGATGGATTCGGCGACGCCGGGCAGCTTGAAAAGGTCGACATCGCGCAATTTCTGAATGAAGGCGACGACATCGCGGCGCAGCGCCTCGCCGGCTTCCGGGGCCTTCTTGCCGAGGATTTCCAGTTCGCGCTCGGCGTTGGGGTAGTCGACCCAATAGTAGAAGCAGCGTCGCTTCAGGGCGTCGTGGATTTCCCGCGTCCGGTTCGAGGTAATGACGACGACGGGCGGCGTATCGGCGCCGAAGACGCCGATTTCCGGCACGGTGATCTGGAAGTCCGACAGCACCTCCAGCAGGAAGGCCTCGAAGGGTTCGTCGGTCCGGTCCAGCTCGTCGATCAGCAGCACTGGCGGACCGCTCTCTCGCGGCTCCAACGCCTGGAGCAGGGGGCGCTTGATCAGGAATTCCTCGGAAAACACGTCCCGGGTGAGGGCCGCCCGCCCGGTCCGGCCGCCGGCATCGCCGGTTGCTTCGGCCAGCCGGATCTCGATCATCTGCCGGGCATAGTTCCACTCGTAGACCGCGCTCGAAACGTCCAGCCCCTCGTAACATTGCAACCGGATCAGGTCGCGGCCGAGGCACCCTGCCAGCACCTTGGCGATTTCCGTCTTGCCGACGCCGGCCTCGCCCTCCAGGAACAGCGGCCGGCCGAGCTTCAGCGCCAGATAGAGGGCCGTCGCCAGCGACCGGTCGGCGACATAGGCGCCGGCGGCGAGCAATTTCTCGGTTGCGTCGACGGAATCGGGCAGGGCGGTTATTTTTGACATGCTCATTCCAGAACGGAACACGGTCGGCAGCCCGTCTTGCTGCCACGAAATTTGAGCATTCGTTCGGGAGAGACGGGAGATGTTCGGGTGGCGCACACTTCGGCGCGGAGGTTTCGACTCCCGCCTCCCCCGGTAACGAGCCTGTCTCCGG
This window harbors:
- a CDS encoding MoxR family ATPase, with amino-acid sequence MSKITALPDSVDATEKLLAAGAYVADRSLATALYLALKLGRPLFLEGEAGVGKTEIAKVLAGCLGRDLIRLQCYEGLDVSSAVYEWNYARQMIEIRLAEATGDAGGRTGRAALTRDVFSEEFLIKRPLLQALEPRESGPPVLLIDELDRTDEPFEAFLLEVLSDFQITVPEIGVFGADTPPVVVITSNRTREIHDALKRRCFYYWVDYPNAERELEILGKKAPEAGEALRRDVVAFIQKLRDVDLFKLPGVAESIDWAQALAQLDVVALEPDTLNATLGTLLKYQDDIERIRGSEAMRILDEIRTEASLNRVRGS
- a CDS encoding XdhC family protein; this translates as MAADAETLTLSSDEVLRRAAAWRDAGKDVAIATVVNTWGSSPRPVGSQLAVSGAQEMIGSVSGGCIEGAVVAEAQDVIRSGAPRLLEFGVADEDAWAVGLACGGRVEVFVERLD
- a CDS encoding VWA domain-containing protein, with product MPFDTPPDPERSRRGGDPGGGRLPENIMHFARVLRAAGLPVGPGQVIRAVEAAEAVGIGTRDDFYWTLHAVFVNRRDQRDLFDQAFHVFWRNPRLLERLMSVILPTTEAPADEEREEMSRRLAEALKGLAEAAGQAPEQERVELDAVMTWTDREVLKSRDFEKMSQAEIDAAKRALARMRLPVERVATRRYRSDPAGPRIDMRRILRRSVRSGGDTILLARRRRKTRRPPLVVLCDISGSMSRYSRMLLHFLHAVTNDRDRVHTFLFGTRLTNVTRYLRYKDVDEALDKIGQVAEDWDGGTRIGQTLGEFNRLWSRRTLGQGAMALLITDGLDRDGGAGLEREMDRLHRSCRRLIWLNPLLRYEGFEPKSAGIRAMLPHVDDFRTVHNLESLEQLSAAFAQPGARQDRSVTRWLPMLRP